A genomic segment from Peribacillus sp. ACCC06369 encodes:
- a CDS encoding carbon-nitrogen hydrolase, which yields MSKVKVGLIQIHCGEFIEENIQKTIEKIKETVNKGAQIVCLQELFSSQYFPQNVSVENYDLAEDVDSGALSEMGELAKELGIVLIVPFYERAGAGIYFNSAAVFDADGECLGITRKNHIPDGPQYHEKYYFVPGNTGYPVYETAYGKIGVGICWDEWFPEVARILSLQGAEILFYPSAIGSEPDHPEISTRPSWEKAISAHGISNGVFVAATNRVGQEKDMNFYGGSFISDTLGNILASLDDEEGIIVKEIDLKEIEKTRNILQFFRDRRVDTYDPILQKEILPTPPPSKNKQRIIVQ from the coding sequence ATGTCAAAAGTAAAAGTTGGTCTTATTCAAATTCATTGCGGGGAATTCATTGAGGAAAATATTCAAAAAACGATAGAGAAAATAAAAGAAACAGTAAATAAAGGTGCGCAAATCGTTTGCTTACAAGAATTATTTTCTTCGCAATATTTTCCACAAAATGTTAGTGTGGAAAATTATGATTTAGCTGAAGATGTAGATAGCGGTGCATTATCCGAAATGGGTGAATTAGCAAAGGAATTAGGAATCGTCTTGATTGTTCCTTTTTACGAAAGAGCAGGTGCTGGTATTTATTTTAATAGTGCAGCTGTATTTGATGCAGATGGAGAATGTTTAGGGATTACAAGAAAAAATCATATTCCGGATGGTCCCCAGTATCATGAAAAATATTATTTCGTTCCAGGCAATACCGGGTATCCTGTCTATGAAACTGCTTATGGAAAAATAGGTGTCGGGATTTGTTGGGACGAGTGGTTTCCAGAAGTTGCCCGAATTTTGAGCTTACAAGGTGCGGAGATATTATTCTATCCTTCTGCCATAGGTTCAGAGCCAGATCATCCTGAGATATCAACAAGACCATCCTGGGAAAAGGCAATTTCTGCTCATGGCATTTCTAATGGTGTATTCGTTGCTGCAACAAATCGAGTAGGCCAGGAAAAAGACATGAATTTTTACGGTGGTTCATTCATTAGCGATACATTAGGGAATATTTTAGCTTCACTTGATGATGAAGAAGGAATTATTGTAAAAGAGATTGATTTAAAAGAAATAGAAAAGACTAGAAACATTCTACAATTCTTTAGAGACCGTCGTGTCGATACATACGACCCTATATTACAAAAGGAAATACTCCCAACCCCACCCCCTTCAAAAAACAAACAAAGGATTATCGTGCAGTAA
- the uraH gene encoding hydroxyisourate hydrolase, with amino-acid sequence MPGITTHILDLMHGQPAENVTIELYFSESSTASWQLLQSAVTNPDGRLDVPLLKADNTKTGNYEIVFHIGDYFRNKSIELPDPPFLDLVPVRFGLSSPSSHYHVPLLVSPWGYQVYRGS; translated from the coding sequence ATGCCTGGTATAACAACACATATATTGGATTTAATGCATGGCCAGCCAGCCGAAAACGTGACGATTGAATTATACTTTTCCGAATCATCCACCGCTAGCTGGCAGCTGCTCCAGTCAGCTGTCACAAATCCAGACGGGAGGCTCGATGTCCCGCTGCTGAAAGCAGATAACACCAAAACGGGAAACTACGAAATCGTTTTTCATATCGGGGATTACTTCCGGAATAAATCCATCGAACTCCCTGATCCGCCCTTTTTGGACCTGGTTCCCGTCCGATTCGGACTATCTTCCCCATCCTCTCATTATCATGTGCCCTTGCTCGTTTCCCCATGGGGCTATCAAGTATATCGTGGAAGTTAA